The following DNA comes from Phytohabitans rumicis.
GCACCGACCAACTCCCGCTGCTGGGCGCCGACGGGTACGCGGCGATGTGGCGCGACCGGGCCGACCTGGCGCGGCGGCACGGCGTACAGGTGGGGGTGCTGGAGCACCTGCTGGAGCGGTACGGCACGCTCGCCACCCAACTGCTCGCGCTGATCCAAGCCGAGCCGCGGCTGGCCAACCCGCTCGCCGGGGCACCGGAGTACCTGGCCGCCGAGGTCGCGTACGCCGCCCTGGCCGAGGGCGCACTGCACCTCGACGACGTGCTGACCCGGCGTACGCGGATCTCGTTCGAGACGGTGCACCGGGGCACCGAGTCGGCGGGGCACGCGGCCGAGATCATGGGCGAGGTGCTGGGCTGGAACGAGGAGACCCGGGCTCGCGAGGTCGAGCACTACTTGGCCCGCGTCGAAGCCGAGCGCCAGTCCCAAAAGATGCCCGACGACGCGACGGCCGACGCCGCCCGCCTAGGCGCCCCCGACGTCCGCGGCGCCGCCACCTAGGGCTTGGCCGGGCTTACCCTCGCCCGCTCTCTCCCCGTCGATCAAGGGCATATGGTCGTGCTTTGATCTCCGATCCACGACCGTTTGCCCTTGATCGACGGAGAAGTCCTTGATCGAGGGCGGTGCGTGGAACGCGGCCGGGGTAGCGTGCGTCGGATGGACATGGCGTACGGCCGATGCGTCCTCGTGATTGCCTGTCTCGCGCTGGCTGCGTGCGGCGCGGCAGCGGACCAGGCGACCCCCACGCCGGTGACCAGCACGGCGCCGACCACCACAGCGCCGACCACCGCCCCACCCGAGCCGGCCACGACCGCGCCTCCTCCGTCCACGTCTCGCCCCGCGCCGGAGCCGACGACCGCCGCGCGCGGGGTCACCATCGAGCGCACGGGCGGCTTCGTCGGGATCGACCAGTCCATCGTGGTCGAGCCGGACGGGCGGTGGACGTACCGGCGCAGCCGCATCGGCAGCGGCGGCGGCACGCCCCAGACCGGGCGGCTCACCAGCGCCGAGCGGGCCGAGCTACAGGGGTTGCTCGCCAACCCGCGGCTGGCCCGGGAGGTCGGGAAGAGCTCCGACTGCGCGGACGGCTTCGAGTACACGCTGGTGACCGGGCGCACGAAGGTCCAGTGGGCGGACTGCGGCACCGGCTCGCCCGCCACCGCCATGCAGATCGTCACGCTGGTCGAGCAGAGCACCCCGTTCTAGCGGTTATAGGACCTTGCCGGGGTTGAACAGGGTGTCCGGGTCGAGGGCGGCTTTGATGGCCTGGTGTACGCGTACGCCCACCGGGCCGATCTCGCGGGCGAGCCACTCCCGCTTGAGCAGGCCGACGCCGTGCTCGCCGGTGCACGTGCCGCCCAGGGACAGGGTGAGCGACACGATGTCGTCGAAGGCACGCCGGCAGCTGGCCACGCTCGCCGGGTCGGCGCGGTCCACCACGATGTTCGGGTGCATGTTGCCGTCGCCGGCGTGGCCGACCACGCCGATCGCGACGCCATGCTCCGCGGCGATCTTCTCGGTGCCGTCGAGGAGGGCGGCCAGGGCCGACCGGGGCACGGCCACGTCGTCGATGATCAGGCCGCCGTTGCCGGTCGGGAAGGACTCGGCCGCGTACTGCTCCATCGCCGGGTGCGCCAGCCGCCGGGCCTGGAGCAGGGCGGCTGCCTCGACGGCGTCGGTGGCGGCGTACACCTCGTCGGCGCCGGCCTCCTCGCACAGCGCGGCGATCCGCGCCAGGTCGGCGGCGGCGCGGGGGCCCGTGTCGGACGCGGCGAGCAGCAGCGCCTTCGCGTCGGTGCGCAGTCCCATCGGGCGGTGCGTCTCGATGGCTATCAGGTGGGTCTGGTCGAGGAACTCCAGCAGGCTGGGCGAGAGCCCGCCGGCCGAGATCGCTGCGACGGCCGCACCGGCGGCCGCCGTCGACGGGAAGAGCGCCACCATGGTCAGCGACGCTTCGGCGGCCGGCCGCAGCCCCAGCGTGATCTCGGTGATCACGCCCAGCGTTCCCTCAGAGCCCACGAAGAGCCGGGTCAGGTCGTAGCCGGCCACACCCTTGGCGGTGCGCCGGCCCGTACGCAGCACTTCGCCGGTGGCCAGCACGACCTCCAGGCCGAGCACGTACTCGCTGGTCACGCCGTACTTCACGCAGCACATGCCGCCCGCGTTGGTGGCCACGTTGCCGCCGATCGTGGAGGACTCCCACGAGCCGGGGTCGGGCGGGTAG
Coding sequences within:
- a CDS encoding FAD-binding oxidoreductase, which codes for MADLLDDLRSALPDGAVLTDPDLLRGHQRDEADLCAYGMPAVVVRPRTTEQVAAVVKIAAAHGVPVVPQGARTGLAGAANAVDGAIVLSTAALNRILEVDAVNRIAVVQPGVINSAIAAEVAKHGLRYPPDPGSWESSTIGGNVATNAGGMCCVKYGVTSEYVLGLEVVLATGEVLRTGRRTAKGVAGYDLTRLFVGSEGTLGVITEITLGLRPAAEASLTMVALFPSTAAAGAAVAAISAGGLSPSLLEFLDQTHLIAIETHRPMGLRTDAKALLLAASDTGPRAAADLARIAALCEEAGADEVYAATDAVEAAALLQARRLAHPAMEQYAAESFPTGNGGLIIDDVAVPRSALAALLDGTEKIAAEHGVAIGVVGHAGDGNMHPNIVVDRADPASVASCRRAFDDIVSLTLSLGGTCTGEHGVGLLKREWLAREIGPVGVRVHQAIKAALDPDTLFNPGKVL